In Nostoc edaphicum CCNP1411, the sequence AAATTTTAGAGAAAGTTTGGGGTTACGACTTTATGGGCGATTCTAATATTATTGAAGTCTATATTCGTTATTTGCGACTCAAGTTAGAAGAAAATAATGAAAAGCGTTTGATTCATACAGTCCGTGGTGTAGGCTATGCACTACGGGAGTAATCATAATGACTTGGTAATTTCAATAAAAAGCAACATATTCAAGACAAAAGAGGATCATGAATAAAAAATGGGCTGTTAAACGACTAACAGTAAATCTCACAATCGAGGAAATGAAAAAACTTGAATGCTACTGTGCTTTGACGGGAAGACCAGCAACAGATGTAATTCGAGAATTGCTCCGAACTCTTGAGGTTGACAATGCTGAAAACTCTGAGATGAAAGCAGCAGATTTAACTAGAACTGTTGGTAGTTGATCAAAATCACAGTAACTATTCACTCGAATATCCCGCCAAATCTCAGAAATCTGCTACTGTGATTTGCCACAATCTCGATTTTCCATCAATTATTTATTGACAGACTACTAGCTTAGTGGTGCGGGGCATAATAGCCCCCATCGACTCTACGCACTCCCGATTCAAATCTTTAAGGATATCCAATCCCCAATTCCCTATTAAAGCTTTCAAAGTGGAGAGATAAAAGAGCGCGTGGAGTCAGCTAAACTAAAGAAGAATTGCTTAATAAGTTTTAATAATTCTGTTATGAGTACTGATTCACCTCTTAATTCTCCCGAAAAACCTGAATCCACATTTGGGAAACGTCTGAGAAATTTCTTAATTGTAATGGTAGCGATCGCACTTAGCGTTTCCCTCGTCTTAGGATTGCGAACTGAAACAACCTCGGCAACTCTAGCTAAGTTAAGTGAGACTTCCACACCGTTAGAAGTAGCAATCAGCAACGGCAAACCATCTCTAGTAGAGTTTTATGCTGATTGGTGTACTGTCTGCCAAAAAATGGCCCCAGATATCACTCAACTAGAAACAGAGTATGCTGACAAGATGAATTTTGTCATGCTGAATGTGGATAATACCAAGTGGCTGCCAGAAATGCTGAGATATCGGGTGGATGGGATTCCCCATTTTGTATTTTTGAGTCAGCAAGGAGAAACCATCGCCCAAGCCATCGGCGATCAACCCCGGACGATTATGGCAAGCAATTTAGAAGCTTTGGTTACTGGTTCGTCTCTGCCTTATGCTCAAGCTAGCGGCAAAGTTTCCAAGTTTTCAGCCCCAGTAGCACCAACGACGAATCAAGATGACCCCCGCAGTCATGGCAGCCAAG encodes:
- a CDS encoding CopG family transcriptional regulator, producing MNKKWAVKRLTVNLTIEEMKKLECYCALTGRPATDVIRELLRTLEVDNAENSEMKAADLTRTVGS
- a CDS encoding thioredoxin family protein, translated to MSTDSPLNSPEKPESTFGKRLRNFLIVMVAIALSVSLVLGLRTETTSATLAKLSETSTPLEVAISNGKPSLVEFYADWCTVCQKMAPDITQLETEYADKMNFVMLNVDNTKWLPEMLRYRVDGIPHFVFLSQQGETIAQAIGDQPRTIMASNLEALVTGSSLPYAQASGKVSKFSAPVAPTTNQDDPRSHGSQVVN